Proteins encoded together in one Lathyrus oleraceus cultivar Zhongwan6 chromosome 5, CAAS_Psat_ZW6_1.0, whole genome shotgun sequence window:
- the LOC127086341 gene encoding thioredoxin M4, chloroplastic, whose translation MATVQLESFSLIPSSQHPRTVASSLSCRPIAARFPPYTGLKLRPLAATSLRSRFAASRVVPRGGRVLCEARDTAVEVASITDGNWQSLVIESDTPVLVEFWAPWCGPCRMMHPIIDELAKEYVGKFKCYKLNTDESPSTATRYGIRSIPTVIFFKDGEKKDAIIGSVPKASLITTIEKFL comes from the exons ATGGCTACCGTACAACTCGAATCCTTCTCCCTTATTCCCTCTTCCCAACACCCACGTACAGTCGCTTCCTCCCTCTCCTGCCGCCCGATCGCTGCTAGGTTTCCTCCCTACACCGGTCTCAAGCTACGACCACTCGCCGCTACTAGTTTGCGGAGTCGATTCGCTGCTTCTAGAGTCGTTCCTCGCGGAGGAAGAGTCCTGTGCGAGGCTCGAGATACTGCTGTTGAAG TGGCTTCTATTACTGATGGAAATTGGCAATCCCTTGTAATCGAATCCGACACTCCAGTGTTGGTCGAATTCTGGGCTCCATGGTGCGGTCCCTGCCGAATGATGCATCCCATAATTGACGAGCTGGCAAAGGAATATGTAGGTAAGTTCAAGTGTTACAAACTCAATACTGATGAGAGTCCTTCAACTGCTACTCGCTATGGGATTCGAAGTATTCCAACTGTCATCTTCTTCAAGGATGGTGAAAAGAAAGATGCAATTATCGGTTCTGTACCCAAGGCATCATTGATCACAACTATAGAAAAATTTCTGTGA